Proteins co-encoded in one Ooceraea biroi isolate clonal line C1 chromosome 9, Obir_v5.4, whole genome shotgun sequence genomic window:
- the LOC105275993 gene encoding MAP kinase-activating death domain protein isoform X2 yields the protein MDIQKKFLCPRLVDYLAIVGARMPAASRQPVQVPELLRRYPVEDHKDFPLPLDMVYFCQPEGCSSVGPKRTALREATSFTFTLTDKDSGKTRYGICVNFYRPTERAGLAAGGGIAMKREKYNTTFRRESWRKSMERSTDSAFSRSSAVGPSDSERDCPSSRRDSDTPQVPHAPRLDIIAPSGDSESGGSHSPSPRASRRRQRVRNYSLTSLCIISHHPFFTMFRECLFVLKKIIDACNESFSPQKVGASRQTNSTSRYRDTVWSVLTGQALGDTPSIVLHDVREIETWILRLLSSPVPVPTKTRVEIEIISPNLQPPLCFALPDHTRFTLVDFPLHLPLELLGVDICLKVLTLILLENKIVLQSRDYNALSMSVMAFVTMIYPLEYMFPAIPLLPTCMSCAEQLLLAPTPFVIGIPASFLLYKKNFNMPDDIWLVDLDSNKITAPSSLCDDSLPPLPEPEGTILKNHLKQAMQLMDQVGSSAMASMTGPPLPLQDTSPRLSFQAPSRRESTASHHSTLSVASTKHRPSIDHHAHIQHTPLNSPSMSSSSSPPRRSSVSQSIGGAGSVGPRTPGQSPAPFNPFIYGNDVDSVDIATRVAMVRFFNSQNLLANFTEHTRTLRLYPRPVVAFQINSFLRSRPRKSSFLNRFARTQAVEFLAEWSLTPSNVAFLRVQTGVFDPAQIGDKPRWYATNLEPIYFPVWDSGSSLANALKAMREHESQPTDESGSDSEGAESTSSSYSSLSDFVSEMASSDLSPGYSCPQVSQPQMSLSVDPKNVYNPPSSLQYPGVEEDSPVRPESPPSTSSSHSDLSSPSFNRDSELELNPKVHEGSQSTNDKEEGGSFESDSASTITPRTILSAQSSVGQFTGISMGSLGTQSSLNDTERPATPHRTSRISRYVTPVPPTGPGLQRQPSVGNVLARASSFNTVGPLLPRQISATADHHHEVTVQLQRQASAGATVTQKSSDDKTVQRQNSGGSTTATGNGVLRQGSQGSLFEQIASQAKDLVRETTRQSSQDGLLAHMDKLKHQAKEKITEAGEDSLFAPLEQLTLQTKKAMGEATKSVQEVSKTALEASKTAAGVSKNTLDDLTYVGKSTLGDLTKSAKEVAAKKGLLKSLGESQQSPVHSPSSPNVTQPRKESVSNQLVASDTRGGVGRDFFSNISSDLNGFAAQTSSMFSDLFGSKNSSSRGSSFFPQNQKSKEKSNPILGPFPKVAAKTGLVERSSLIKHSTHKVNQEDAQRMQNAERSSTNSDNQAFLNDVVTQVLSGEGVGWLKLNRLKKLMEDENYRDLVVTKLNKGLSRKISPDDHIDDVAISKPVYKGMLKCLQAVTHGLAHTYNNFGLGGMASVFQLMEIAHTHYWSKDLSGEGGFDSSLMSQASSPFGSRENLKSPQSPNQPEFTDTTQKTELPQVHLDTPQGPPTADTGQSTTDMFLDMFTKKGKFLSKLTSFDSESGRGGETGSSEALSTDGGSIITNPAFRQAHQASFRSTVSDSEVEQGNFPRQGKQRSGSVWSSKSSLSTGFRYHGGSLVPTTALPSPESARTYLFEGLLGKERSLLWDEMQFWEDAFLDAVSQERDMMGMDQGPGEMVERYKSLSESERRRLEHEEDRLLCTLLHNLTAILVMLKVDKNELKRKVRRLLGKSHIGLIYSQELNQLLDQINNLHGNDIDLKPLTSRQMHRQSFTVHSGVDAEGELRFLEVRHDGLVLRSVNGVIVERWWYERVVNMTYSPKNKVLCLWRRSGGDTELHKYYTKKCKDVYYCIKDAMEKAAARGRGTNVGYELGGEFPVQDMRTGEGGLLQVCMEGVGLLFANSKFLVPSIDIAPRLGKQDFEAISRVACRYISLTLLPLLLLLLAAATAVRSCLEAANMLRLRHDRMRCMFFVRLDHIRKCFTQKDGIFVLEEFNPKTRQVIQRKYKSQMASDICYAVICVFSYVAAGSEQRKQQQHPQQQSQQQPQQPQQPQQPQQPQQSQQQQQPQQQPQSQYTPHQQRQHSHQLQLQQQQLQQQQQSRYPNVTSQTYRNPQPNKDPHPRQH from the exons gTCCCGGAGTTATTACGCAGATATCCTGTGGAGGATCACAAGGACTTTCCTCTGCCTCTGGACATGGTGTACTTCTGCCAACCAGAAGGTTGCAGCAGCGTGGGACCAAAACGCACGGCCTTGCGAGAGGCGACATCGTTCACTTTCACCCTCACCGACAAAGATTCAG GAAAAACGCGTTACGGGATCTGCGTGAATTTTTATCGACCTACGGAAAGAGCGGGGCTTGCGGCTGGCGGGGGAATTGcgatgaagagagagaagtacAACACCACGTTTCGAAGGGAAAGCTGGAGGAAGAGCATGGAAAGAAGCACGGACTCCGCTTTTTCTAG GAGCAGTGCAGTAGGTCCTAGTGATTCTGAAAGAGATTGCCCCAGCAGTAGAAGAGACTCGGACACCCCGCAGGTTCCCCATGCTCCAAGACTGGACATTATTGCACCGAGTGGAGACAGCGAGAGCGGCGGCAGTCATTCCCCATCGCCACGTGCTTCTCGAAGACGTCAA AGAGTTCGCAATTATTCTTTGACTTCGCTGTGCATCATATCGCATCATCCGTTTTTCACGATGTTTCGGGAGTGTCTTTTCGTTCTGAAGAAAATCATTGACGCGTGCAATGAAAGTTTCTCGCCGCAAAAAGTGGGAGCTTCCCGGCAAACGAACAG CACCTCTCGTTACAGAGATACAGTGTGGAGCGTTTTGACGGGCCAAGCTCTGGGAGACACGCCGTCTATCGTGCTTCATGACGTTCGTGAAATCGAAACGTGGATATTGCGTTTGCTGAGCAGCCCCGTGCCCGTCCCAACAAAAACGCGcgttgaaattgaaataatatcgcCAAACCTGCAACCCCCACTGTGTTTCGCTCTGCCGGACCATACGAGGTTCACCCTGGTCGATTTTCCTCTGCATCTTCCGTTGGAGCTACTAGGCGTCGATATATGTCTGAAAGTCCTCACGCTGATCCTCTTGGAGAATAAG ATCGTGCTTCAATCCCGCGACTACAATGCCCTGTCGATGTCCGTTATGGCATTCGTTACAATGATCTATCCATTGGAGTACATGTTTCCCGCGATACCTTTGCTACCCACGTGCATGAGTTGTGCCGAGCAGTTACTGCTTGCGCCGACGCCCTTCGTGATCGGAATACCCGCATCCTTTTTGCTATACAAGAAGAACTTCAATATGCCTGACGATATCTGGCTGGTGGACTTGGACAGCAATAAAATAACGGCGCCAAGTTCATTATGTGACGATAGTCTGCCACCGCTACCAGAACCAGAAGGCACTATCTTGAAGAATCATCTGAAGCAG GCAATGCAACTGATGGATCAAGTTGGCTCTAgt gcAATGGCAAGCATGACGGGTCCTCCATTACCATTACAAGACACCTCACCGCGCCTTTCCTTTCAAGCACCGAGTAGGAGAGAAAGCACGGCGTCGCATCATTCCACTTTAAG TGTAGCTTCAACGAAGCACAGACCGAGTATCGATCATCACGCACACATTCAACACACTCCGTTGAACTCGCCGAGCATGAGCTCGTCGTCGAGTCCGCCGCGTCGGTCATCGGTGTCTCAGTCGATCGGGGGAGCTGGATCAGTAGGACCTAGGACGCCCGGCCAGAGTCCGGCGCCCTTCAACCCTTTCATCTATGGGAATGATGTGGATTCCGTGGACATCGCTACACGGGTGGCCATGGTGCGGTTCTTCAACTCGCAGAATTTGCTAGCCAATTTCACCGAGCACACGCGCACCCTGCGGCTGTATCCCCGGCCAGTGGTGGCTTTCCAAATCAACTCATTCCTTCGTTCGCGGCCCAGAAAGAGCAGTTTCTTGAACAGATTCGCGCGTACTCAGGCGGTCGAGTTTTTGGCCGAATGGTCGCTCACGCCGAGTAACGTGGCCTTCCTCCGGGTGCAGACGGGTGTGTTCGACCCCGCGCAAATCGGCGATAAGCCACGATGGTACGCGACCAATCTCGAACCGATCTACTTCCCTGTATGGGACTCCGGCAGTTCGCTGGCAAATGCTCTGAAGGCGATGAGAGAGCATGAAAGTCAACCCACCGACGAGAGCGGCTCCGACTCCGAAGGTGCCGAGAGTACAAGTTCCTCTTATTCCTCTCTGAGCGATTTTGTTTCTGAGATGGCATCGTCGGATCTGTCACCGG GTTACAGCTGTCCACAAGTGAGCCAACCCCAAATGTCGCTTTCGGTGGATCCGAAGAATGTCTACAATCCTCCGAGTTCCTTACAATATCCAGGAGTGGAGGAGGATTCACCAGTACGACCCGAGAGCCCACCGAGTACTTCTTCTAGTCACAGTGATCTGAGTAGTCCGAGCTTTAACAGGGACTCCGAGCTCGAATTAAATCCAAAAGTTCACGAGGGTTCGCAATCTACTAAT GATAAAGAGGAGGGTGGTAGCTTTGAGTCAGACTCCGCGTCGACAATAACACCGCGCACAATCCTGAGCGCACAAAGTTCGGTAGGACAATTCACAGGGATAAGCATGGGATCTTTAGGCACTCAATCTTCGCTCAACGACACTGAACGTCCTGCCACTCCTCACAGGACTTCGCGTATCAGTAGATATGTCACTCCT GTTCCACCCACTGGACCAGGTCTACAACGTCAGCCAAGTGTCGGCAACGTCTTGGCTAGAGCCTCCAGCTTCAACACCGTCGGACCTCTTTTGCCGCGACAGATAAGCGCTACCGCCGATCATCATCACGAAGTAACGGTGCAGCTTCAGCGCCAGGCATCGGCGGGAGCAACGGTCACGCAGAAATCAAGCGACGACAAAACGGTGCAACGACAAAACAGCGGCGGTAGTACCACTGCCACCGGAAATGGTGTTCTGCGACAGGGCTCGCAAGGCTCGCTGTTCGAGCAGATCGCCAGCCAGGCAAAGGACTTGGTGCGCGAAACAACTAGGCAGAGCAGTCAAGACGGGTTGCTCGCACACATGGACAAG CTTAAGCATCAGGCGAAAGAGAAGATTACAGAGGCAGGCGAAGACAGCTTATTTGCGCCGCTAGAGCAA ttGACGCTGCAAACTAAGAAAGCGATGGGCGAAGCCACCAAGTCCGTGCAGGAGGTGTCGAAGACAGCGTTGGAGGCGAGCAAGACTGCAGCGGGCGTCAGCAAGAATACATTGGACGATCTGACGTATGTGGGCAAGAGCACATTAGGTGACCTGACGAAAAGTGCGAAGGAAGTCGCCGCGAAGAAAGGCTTACTCAAG AGTCTCGGAGAGTCGCAACAATCGCCAGTACACTCTCCATCGTCTCCCAATGTAACACAGCCGCGAAAAGAGTCGGTCAGTAATCAACTGGTCGCATCGGACACGCGGGGCGGCGTCGGCCGGGATTTCTTCAGCAATATTAGTAGTGATTTAAACGGTTTCGCTGCGCAGACTAGCAGTATGTTCAGTGATTTATTCG GTAGTAAAAATAGTTCTAGTCGAGGCAGTAGCTTCTTCCCGCAAAATCAGAAGTCGAAAGAGAAGAGCAATCCGATCCTTGGACCATTTCCTAAAG ttGCAGCGAAAACGGGATTGGTAGAGCGTTCCTCGTTGATAAAACATTCTACGCATAAAGTTAATCAGGAAGATGCGCAGAGAATGCAAAACGCGGAACGTTCTAGCACAAATAGTGACAATCAAGCCTTTTTGAACGAT GTTGTAACGCAAGTCTTGTCCGGGGAAGGTGTTGGTTGGCTCAAATTGAACAGATTGAAGAAGCTGATGGAAGACGAAAACTATCGGGATCTGGTCGTGACGAAACTGAATAAAGGTCTCAGTAGGAAGATCAGTCCGGATGATCACATTGACGATGTG GCCATATCGAAACCCGTATACAAGGGAATGCTAAAGTGCCTTCAAGCAGTGACGCATGGTCTCGcgcatacatataataattttggaCTAGGCGGAATGGCTTCTGTCTTCCAACTGATGGAAATCGCTCACACGCACTATTGGAGCAAAGATCTATCCGGGGAGGGTGGTTTCGACAGTTCTTTGATGTCACAG GCGTCCAGCCCATTCGGTAGTAGGGAAAACTTAAAATCTCCGCAATCTCCGAATCAGCCTGAGTTCACGGATACCACGCAAAAAACAG AACTGCCGCAAGTGCATTTGGACACGCCGCAAGGACCACCGACAGCAGACACGGGTCAATCGACAACGGACATGTTTCTGGATATGTTCACGAAGAAAGGGAAATTTCTAAGCAAGCTCACTTCATTTGACTCCGAG AGTGGGCGGGGTGGTGAAACGGGAAGCAGCGAAGCTTTATCCACAGACGGAGGTAGCATTATCACTAATCCTGCTTTTCGGCAAGCGCACCAAGCTTCCTTCCGAAGCACTGTGTCTGATAGCGAGGTCGAGCAAGGCAAT TTTCCCCGGCAAGGCAAGCAACGTTCCGGGAGCGTCTGGTCTAGCAAATCATCTCTGAGTACCGGATTCCGATACCACGGCGGAAGTTTAGTACCCACTACAGCGTTACCGAGTCCGGAATCCGCGAGAACATATCTTTTCGAAG GTCTATTAGGAAAGGAGAGGTCGCTCCTCTGGGACGAAATGCAATTCTGGGAGGATGCATTCTTGGATGCCGTTTCACAAGAACGTGATATGATGGGTATGGATCAAGGCCCCGGGGAAATGGTAGAAAG ATACAAGAGTTTAAGCGAAAGCGAAAGGCGGCGATTGGAGCACGAGGAAGATAGACTACTATGCACTCTCCTGCACAATCTCACTGCTATCCTGGTGATGTTAAAAGTCGACAAGAACGAACTGAAGCGAAAGGTGCGCAGGTTGCTGGGCAAGAGTCACATCGGCCTCATCTACAGTCAAGAATTGAATCAACTTCTCGACCAAATAAATAATCTC CATGGAAACGACATTGATTTGAAGCCTTTGACGTCACGACAAATGCACCGACAGTCGTTTACTGTGCATTCGGGGGTCGACGCCGAGGGTGAGCTGCGGTTCCTCGAGGTTCGCCACGACGGTCTCGTGCTGAGATCGGTAAATGGTGTAATAGTTGAACGCTGGTGGTATGAACGCGTTGTTAATATGACATATAGTCCGAAAAACAAGGTTCTATGCTTATGGAGGAGGAGCGGCGGCGATACCGAACTTCATAAATATTACACTAAGAAG TGTAAGGATGTGTACTACTGCATAAAAGACGCTATGGAGAAGGCAGCGGCTCGCGGGCGGGGCACGAACGTGGGCTACGAGCTCGGCGGCGAGTTCCCCGTGCAAGACATGCGAACGGGCGAGGGTGGGCTCCTGCAGGTTTGCATGGAAGGCGTCGGTCTCCTCTTCGCAAACAGCAAG ttTCTTGTCCCGTCCATCGACATTGCCCCGCGGCTGGGCAAACAGGATTTCGAG GCCATCTCCAGAGTTGCCTGCCGCTATATATCGCTGACGTTGCTGccgctactgctgctgctgcttgcTGCCGCTACTGCCGTTAGGTCTTGCTTAGAAGCTGCAAATATGCTGAGATTGCGACATGATAGAATGAGATGCATG TTTTTTGTAAGACTCGATCATATCCGCAAGTGCTTTACTCAAAAGGATGGAATCTTTGTTTTGGAAGAATTCA ATCCTAAAACTAGACAAGTAATTCAACGTAAATATAAGTCACAAATG GCATCTGATATCTGCTACGCTGTCATCTGTGTGTTCTCTTACGTGGCTGCCGGATCGGAGCAACGAAAACAGCAACAGCATCCGCAACAGCAATCACAGCAACAGCCACAACAGCCACAACAGCCACAACAGCCACAACAGCCACAACAGtcacaacagcaacaacagccGCAACAGCAGCCGCAATCGCAGTATACGCCGCATCAACAACGTCAGCACTCACACCAGCTTCAGCTTCAACAGCAACAgttgcagcagcaacagcaatcTCGGTATCCCAATGTAACGTCGCAGACGTACAGAAACCCACAACCCAACAAGGATCCTCATCCTCGTCAACACTGA